The proteins below come from a single Lodderomyces elongisporus chromosome 3, complete sequence genomic window:
- the SPA2 gene encoding component of the polarisome has protein sequence MSERDLVHHYKVLKQFLDISDDQEARSKSTSSRAQRAREKLLKLSSAQFKELSTDVYDELKRRIDESREEPDYLLPKTSFHPKRNQARQKLASLPQSRFKDLVADISYEIERRGLHVESSPSQNQHQHQRNASVHSQNHNHSHNHNYNHNRSQSFGHSHRPSVSSLSNHNGTTSHERKSSQASSYHTSRDQRDQRDQRDQNGGHHSRQPSHHFNNSIPEEFPENYDNDSSVNVTSSKNITSPAAAEVSNQSIGIQTSTVVPTKANLSWSSDEEDEGEEIDNNDDFAGKEKAGLKERKRELEEVRDISQESDRAFDPNGRNERKGSVSMQNAMQNAVVPDRSEEISKLKQQLQEYEKRVDILNSEKDALNEKYNSLHEDYKYSVGQNKSLSEELEQIGQERKEWMSKHDVLSKSVSNHSQVSEELEKIKSINAALRLENQSLKSTSPVHNRASVASINQHSMSNNKASNSTINEFLDKLEGTKSLDSPNDPSINAATIADLRNQIKLWQRRYENARAKSIASEIKKSSLSKFDLKPFLSSQGLVSIKLVSDVQASLESFFIYIAEENFSADVLFSSISKIAVNVNEIAAQAEDSHPNSNENSILLREAMAYTITATRYHAIYKQLFPRFILEKALGELVCILCELVAVVKLNENSVNSSKVVVEKQMAKQSAVSDNFGARPLRMANKLRELQAHPGYANSNSNSNSNSNSSTNTKSNSNSNFTAKPNSNTNPVVNSNQSQNQSQNRSQAHYTPKSLLESGTGTHLQQSNEISPVQSENASEMPNQTIPGTFEDFKTSQTPQYQNDRAPGANGSSSSIRTDNAPGANVRSLKENLSTSSSDNLKNDKPLSEITTNSDSVFRNRSERKNAEVSLGQSKLMNPHVVDRSAPITDSQEEQEGDDGDEEFEQSKEQNPSQRYDVNENMKSRFAGGQPHSHVAALGKRFEDSTKSDEETSPSAPISAVRRGNILDRVKHFEDSPPRSQPRMQRSPGSLQSPFDPSKVIKKVKEPVEHYNESSSESSNSEINTDKNARGDVGPSLSIGKGRGLFQALKERFTSEPEPSSSRDSASTQALYKDSNNNSKLESEPVSRSKDEEFFSSEASKIDARVIKSKDDARVVSIKRPQVSNDADTSQESQPSVDEPTKERGIPKPRVTINEPSGESQYISEMHKNNYDKEDKFEDEDESEEEEEEEEEEEEEENMEAARARQRQEYRKSMAAQTFNVDLFDIDDPDNTLTQVLLYLEHQTVEVINTIQSLLGAIKKPNATRGDLREKSKAITVVISQMTEATNTSMNQTRNAQLKEHGSWVVKSLEDCHHRMNILCKPGDRSDSEFADKNFKQRLAGISFDIAKCTKELVKTVEEASLKEDIAYLDARISHADDLT, from the coding sequence ATGAGTGAAAGGGATCTTGTACACCATTACAAGGTATTAAAACAATTTCTAGACATTTCAGATGACCAAGAAGCAAGATCgaaatcaacatcatctAGAGCACAAAGAGCAAGAGAAAAATTATTGAAGCTCTCCTCGGCGCAATTCAAAGAGTTGAGCACTGATGTCTATgatgaattgaaaagaaggatAGATGAAAGTCGAGAAGAACCCGATTACCTCTTACCAAAAACATCATTCCATCCAAAGCGTAACCAAGCAAGACAAAAACTCGCTTCTTTACCACAGTCTCGATTCAAGGATCTAGTTGCTGACATTTCTTATGAAATAGAGAGAAGAGGTCTTCACGTTGAGTCATCGCCGTCGCAaaaccaacaccaacaccaacgcAACGCATCAGTGCACAGTCaaaaccacaaccacagccacaaccacaattaCAACCACAACCGTAGTCAAAGTTTTGGTCACAGCCATCGTCCATCTGTGTCATCATTGTCGAACCATAATGGTACAACCAGCCATGAGCGAAAATCATCACAAGCATCTTCATACCATACTTCAAGAGACCAAAGAGATCAAAGAGATCAAAGAGATCAAAATGGTGGACATCACAGCCGTCAGCCTTCTCATCATTTCAATAATAGTATACCTGAAGAATTCCCCGAAAATTATGATAATGATTCTTCGGTCAATGTAACCTCGAGTAAGAACATCACCTCCCCTGCAGCTGCCGAAGTTTCAAACCAGTCTATTGGAATCCAAACATCAACAGTTGTACCTACAAAAGCCAACTTGAGCTGGTCAAGCGACGAGGAAGATGAAGGTGAAGAAATTGACAACAACGATGACTTTGCTGGTAAGGAAAAAGCAGGattaaaggaaagaaagcgAGAACTTGAAGAAGTTAGAGATATAAGCCAAGAGAGCGATAGAGCATTTGACCCAAACGGTCGAAATGAACGTAAAGGGTCAGTTTCAATGCAAAATGCAATGCAAAATGCAGTAGTACCCGATCGCAGTGAGGAGATTCTGAAGCTCAAACAGCAATTACAGGAATACGAAAAACGCGTGGATATACTCAATTCAGAGAAGGATGcattaaatgaaaaatacaaCTCTTTGCACGAGGACTATAAATACTCTGTGGGCCAAAACAAATCACTTAGTGAGGAGCTAGAACAAATTGGtcaggaaagaaaagagtggATGTCAAAGCATGATGTCTTAAGCAAATCCGTGAGCAACCATTCTCAAGTCTCTGaagaattagaaaaaaTCAAGTCCATAAATGCTGCTTTAAGACTTGAGAACCAATCATTAAAAAGCACTTCACCTGTTCACAATAGGGCGAGTGTTGCCTCTATCAACCAACACTCGATGTCCAATAATAAAGCTCTGAACTCCACAATTAACGAGTTCTTAGACAAGCTCGAAGGAACCAAATCCTTGGATTCTCCTAATGATCCGTCAATTAACGCAGCAACAATTGCAGATCTCAGAAACCAAATTAAACTTTGGCAGCGTAGATATGAAAATGCCAGGGCAAAATCAATTGCATccgaaatcaaaaaatccAGTCTTTCTaaatttgatttgaaaCCGTTTTTGTCTTCACAAGGTCTTGTATCAATAAAATTGGTTAGCGATGTACAAGCATCTTTGGaatcatttttcatttacatTGCAGAAGAAAACTTTAGTGCggatgttttgttttccctGATTTCGAAAATTGCAGTCAATGTTAATGAGATTGCTGCGCAAGCAGAAGATAGTCACCCTAATAGTAATGAGAACTCAATTCTTTTGCGCGAAGCAATGGCATATACAATCACTGCAACTAGATACCATGCTATTTACAAGCAATTGTTTCCGAGATTTATTCTCGAAAAAGCATTGGGGGAACTTGTATGTATTTTGTGCGAGTTGGTTGCTGTTGTGAAACTCAATGAAAACTCTGTCAATTCGAGCAAAGTGGTagttgaaaaacaaatggcCAAGCAATCGGCAGTGAGTGACAACTTTGGAGCAAGACCATTAAGAATGGCCAATAAACTTAGGGAATTACAAGCACATCCCGGGTATGCCAATTCTaattcaaactcaaattcaaactcaaattcaagcaccaacaccaaatcaaactcaaactcaaactttACCGCCAAACCTAATCTGAACACGAATCCAGTCGTAAACTCCAATCAGAGTCAGAATCAGAGTCAGAATCGTAGTCAAGCTCACTATACGCCGAAATCTTTATTAGAATCAGGAACCGGAACTCATCTACAACAGTCCAATGAAATTTCTCCAGTACAATCTGAAAATGCGCTGGAAATGCCAAATCAAACAATTCCCGGCACCTTCGAAGATTTCAAAACTTCACAAACTCCACAATATCAAAACGATAGAGCCCCTGGTGCTAATGGTTCTAGTTCTAGTATACGTACCGATAATGCGCCTGGTGCAAATGTGCGTTCTTTAAAAGAGAACCTTTCAACATCTTCAAGCGACAATCTCAAAAACGAtaagcctctctcggaaatCACCACAAACAGTGATTCGGTTTTTCGCAATCGTTCAGAGCGTAAAAACGCAGAAGTATCTTTAGGTCAATCTAAGTTAATGAATCCTCACGTTGTTGATAGAAGCGCACCAATAACAGATAGTCAAGAGGAGCAAGAAGGGGACGATGGGGACGAAGAATTTGAACAAAGCAAAGAGCAAAACCCTAGTCAACGCTACGACGTGAACGAGAATATGAAATCTCGCTTTGCTGGTGGTCAGCCTCATTCTCATGTAGCTGCTTTAGGCAAGAGATTTGAAGATTCTACCAAGTCAGATGAAGAAACATCGCCATCGGCTCCAATATCGGCTGTGAGAAGGGGAAATATTTTGGATAGGGTAAAACATTTTGAAGATTCCCCTCCGCGAAGTCAACCAAGAATGCAAAGATCTCCTGGTTCGTTGCAGTCACCATTTGATCCATCAAAAGTCATCAAAAAGGTCAAGGAACCAGTTGAACACTATAATGAGTCGAGTTCTGAAAGTAGTAATTCTGAAATAAATACTGATAAAAATGCTCGGGGTGATGTTGGACCGCTGTTGAGCATTGGTAAAGGAAGAGGGCTTTTTCAAGCCTTGAAAGAGCGTTTTACCTCTGAACCCGAACCATCTTCAAGCCGAGACTCTGCATCAACACAAGCTCTATACAAAGATTCAAATAACAATTCAAAGTTGGAATCAGAACCAGTTTCGAGGTCAAAGGACGAAGAATTTTTCTCCTCGGAAGCTCTGAAGATCGATGCTCGAGTTATCAAGAGCAAAGATGATGCAAGAGTAGTTTCCATCAAGAGACCTCAAGTGTCAAATGACGCCGATACACTGCAGGAATCTCAACCCAGCGTAGATGAGCCAACGAAAGAGAGAGGTATACCAAAACCGCGTGTCACGATCAATGAGCCTTCTGGTGAATCCCAATACATTTCAGAAATGCACAAAAATAATTACGACAAGGAAGATAAGTTTGAGGACGAGGATGAATcggaggaagaagaagaggaagaagaagaggaagaagaagaagaaaatatgGAGGCGGCAAGAGCTAGACAAAGACAGGAGTACCGTAAGTCTATGGCAGCTCAAACTTTTAATGTCGATTtatttgatattgatgatcCAGATAATACATTGACTCAAGTGTTACTTTACTTGGAACATCAAACTGTGGAAGTAATCAACACCATTCAGTCTTTACTTGGAGCTATTAAAAAACCTAACGCCACACGTGGAGATTTGCGAGAAAAGTCCAAAGCTATTACTGTTGTCATTTCGCAA
- a CDS encoding uncharacterized protein (BUSCO:EOG092618J9), translating into MFKVSRRMSHTTKFLTLPKTSSFTKHITPDKRVPDLETALANEKFITNKPRNLVGGGFTWVLPTKRDEYEFLIANPKALRDLGLDEVEDPKDPIFQQIVSGEYYLDKKTFMDKGFPMPYAQAYAGWQFGQFAGQLGDGRVVSLFEIPKAFPDGENRPVYELQLKGAGMTPYSRFADGKAVLRSSIREYIISEHLNAIGVPSTRALSLTSLPSTFAQRHAVEKCAIVARFAESWVRLGTFDLYRYRGDRDGIRQLSNYVIDELFTIDGKQFQNYERIVSKKPNLITIDQDELTKYDKMYYETVIRNAETTAICQCYGFLNGVLNTDNTSVLGLTIDFGPFSIMDKYDPNYTPNSEDHQSRYGYRNVPTAIWWNLTRFGEDLAELLGAGNTLLNDPEFEKGIKEEWEDPIIKRATKIIEIGGEIYLYAFTKKYVETFYKRLGLSSQLIDENEPELQNVQLITPMLEVLQKLQTDFNLFFLELQNADFNQPLESIAESFLSQYDSSTHRYHKEDISKELVDWFKIYQPLKQKSKELQDDAASKQYNPKFLPRNWILDQVIEQATESQGKDITYLNKLQKMSSNPFDESKWGDELKDIEQSWILQGKKGNEYSMLQCSCSS; encoded by the coding sequence ATGTTCAAAGTATCTAGAAGAATGTCTCATACAACGAAATTCTTAACACTACCCAAAACCAGCTCATTCACAAAACACATCACTCCAGATAAGCGAGTTCCCGATTTGGAAACAGCACTTGCGAATGAAAAATTCATCACAAACAAACCACGAAACTTGGTAGGTGGTGGGTTCACATGGGTATTGCCCACAAAAAGGGACGAGTATGAGTTCTTAATTGCTAACCCAAAAGCATTGAGGGACCTCGGCTTGGATGAAGTAGAAGATCCCAAGGACCCCATATTTCAGCAGATTGTAAGTGGTGAATATTACCTCGATAAAAAGACCTTTATGGACAAGGGGTTCCCCATGCCTTATGCCCAAGCATATGCTGGCTGGCAATTTGGCCAATTTGCAGGTCAATTAGGTGACGGCCGGGTTGTTAGTCTCTTTGAAATTCCCAAAGCTTTTCCAGACGGTGAAAACAGACCCGTTTATGAATTGCAGTTGAAAGGTGCAGGAATGACTCCTTATTCGAGGTTTGCCGATGGAAAAGCCGTTTTGAGATCATCGATTCGTGAATACATCATTTCTGAACACTTGAATGCCATCGGCGTGCCTAGTACCCGTGCATTGTCCTTGACCTCGTTGCCATCTACATTTGCGCAGAGACACGCGGTGGAAAAATGTGCCATAGTTGCAAGGTTTGCTGAGAGCTGGGTGCGATTAGGTACTTTTGACCTTTATAGGTATAGGGGCGACAGAGATGGCATTAGGCAATTGTCTAATTACGTTATAGACGAATTGTTTACAATTGATGGAAAACAGTTTCAAAATTATGAACGCATTGTGAGCAAGAAACCAAACTTGATCACTATTGACCAAGATGAATTAACAAAGTACGACAAGATGTATTACGAAACAGTTATTAGGAATGCTGAAACAACGGCAATATGTCAATGCTATGGATTCCTAAATGGTGTGCTCAACACAGATAATACTTCAGTACTTGGATTAACGATTGATTTTGGTCCCTTTTCCATTATGGATAAATATGACCCAAACTATACACCAAACTCGGAGGATCATCAATCGCGTTATGGCTACAGAAACGTTCCCACTGCAATATGGTGGAATTTAACACGATTTGGTGAGGATCTAGCGGAATTGCTTGGTGCTGGTAATACATTGCTTAATGACCCTGAGTTTGAAAAGGGTATTAAGGAAGAATGGGAAGATCCAATTATCAAGAGAGCTACCAAGATTATTGAAATTGGTGGCGAGATTTACTTGTATGCGTTTACCAAGAAATATGTAGAGACTTTTTACAAGAGACTTGGTTTATCCCTGCAATTGATTGATGAGAATGAGCCAGAATTGCAAAATGTGCAATTGATAACCCCCATGCTCGAGGTGTTGCAGAAATTGCAAACCGACTTTaacttgttctttttggaATTGCAAAATGCCGATTTCAATCAACCTTTGGAGCTGATTGCTGAGTCTTTTTTGCTGCAATATGATTCTAGCACACATAGATACCACAAGGAAGACATTAGCAAAGAACTTGTTGACTGGTTCAAGATTTACCAGCCactaaaacaaaaatctAAGGAATTACAAGATGATGCAGCTTCTAAACAGTATAATCCTAAATTCTTGCCAAGAAACTGGATTTTGGACCAAGTTATAGAGCAGGCCACTGAATCTCAAGGAAAAGATATCACTTATTTGAacaaattacaaaagaTGAGCTCAAACCCATTTGATGAGAGTAAATGGGGAGATGAGTTGAAGGATATTGAACAATCGTGGATTTTacaaggaaaaaagggTAACGAGTATTCCATGTTGCAATGTAGCTGTTCAAGTTGA
- the MNN2 gene encoding mannosyltransferase (CAZy:GT71) has translation MVRDETTDNDYVDCVQKVEHGLRILAVIVICFVCAHLYTSSNYHIDDLQTLLDQSVISKVDLAPQGGRNRKQTPGNSVLPGHEPPENLHEYPKPKNSKLKDYSLFFDGLESYSISGESIKGKYTTEKAKELFSTTDDFLFSKEYLENVLDIPQDVFESIKDSHHRYVFKHIPSLLRSKGVVTFGNLVRSDEAWSEYEGSSGYVLVGGGKYSWLSYLVIKQIRATGAQLPIELFIASEDEYEEKFCTHIAQEYNAQCNVFDKALAQSLSDRFKIGGYQYKMLALLSSKFENVLYMDSDNFPTKNMDYIFDSELYKQKQMILWPDAWARTTNPKFYDIAEHPVKQNKLRYSKYDIKQAGGEDHLEPLSKYTFANSWFHDFEGALPDPTSETGMFIINKTNHLRTLLLALYYNVFGPDFYYPILTQGSAGEGDKETFIAAATVMDEPWHQTKKQFLWTGYNSAATNKFESKALAHFDPVQSNMEPQPEKVDIVFMHLSYPKFFPDWLVDNHDLVYADSGEHIRMYEAINTNVGYDFDLRVLQLFTESICPNYYGEDGLAIDGETKLEMRKEYMGNYLSYIQADEEKNRERCEKVFIPHLKWLKGSTKTFI, from the exons atggtGAGAGATGAGACAACCGATAATGATTATGTCGATTGTGTTCAAAAAGTgga ACACGGGCTACGGATATTGGCCGTCATCgttatttgttttgtatgTGCTCACTTGTATACCTCAAGTAATTATCATATTGACGATTTACAAACACTTCTTGACCAATCGGTGATATCCAAGGTGGATCTCGCCCCACAAGGAGGCCGGAATAGGAAGCAAACGCCAGGCAATAGTGTCTTACCAGGCCACGAACCACCAGAAAACCTCCACGAATACCCAAAGCCAAAGAACCTGAAATTAAAAGACTATAGCCTCTTTTTCGATGGCTTGGAGAGTTATAGCATACTGGGAGAACTGATCAAGGGGAAGTACACTACTgaaaaggcaaaagaaTTGTTCTCAACAACAGATGATTTCTTGTTCAGCAAAGAGTATCTTGAAAACGTTTTGGATATCCCTCAAGATGTTTTTGAGTCCATTAAAGATAGTCATCATAGATATGTATTTAAACACATCCCCAGTTTGCTTCGAAGCAAAGGAGTCGTCACTTTTGGCAACCTTGTGCGCAGTGACGAAGCTTGGAGCGAATATGAAGGATCTTCGGGCTATGTATTGGTTGGTGGTGGAAAGTATAGTTGGCTATCTTACCTTGTTATAAAGCAAATCAGAGCCACTGGAGCTCAATTACCCATTGAATTGTTTATTGCATCAGAAGATGAATATGAAGAGAAATTCTGTACTCACATTGCGCAAGAATACAATGCACAATGCAATGTCTTTGACAAAGCCTTGGCCCAGTCGCTACTGGATCGTTTTAAAATAGGAGGGTACCAGTACAAAATGCTAGCATTGTTGAGttccaaatttgaaaatgttttGTACATGGACTCGGATAATTTCCCAACAAAGAATATGGATTACATATTTGACTCTGAATTGTacaaacagaaacaaatgaTATTATGGCCCGATGCATGGGCAAGAACTACAAACCCAAAGTTTTATGACATTGCCGAGCACCCAGTCAAGCAAAACAAGCTTCGATACTCCAAGTACGACATTAAGCAAGCCGGCGGCGAGGACCATTTAGAGCCTTTGTCAAAATACACATTTGCCAACTCTTGGTTTCATGACTTTGAAGGAGCACTACCAGACCCCACCTCGGAGACCGGAATGTTCATCATtaataaaacaaatcaCTTGCGAACTTTATTACTAGCATTGTACTATAATGTCTTTGGCCCCGATTTCTACTATCCAATCTTGACCCAAGGGTCTGCAGGTGAAGGTGACAAGGAGACGTTTATTGCCGCTGCAACGGTGATGGATGAGCCATGGCACCAGACGAAAAAGCAGTTCTTGTGGACGGGTTACAATTCAGCAGCTACAAATAAGTTTGAATCGAAAGCATTAGCTCATTTCGACCCTGTACAATCCAATATGGAACCACAGCCTGAGAAAGTGGATATCGTGTTTATGCACTTGTCATACCCCAAGTTCTTTCCAGATTGGCTTGTTGATAACCATGATCTTGTATATGCTGATAGCGGAGAGCACATCCGAATGTATGAAGCCATCAATACGAATGTTGGCTATGATTTCGACTTGCGTGTGTTGCAACTTTTCACCGAATCGATTTGTCCAAACTATTACGGCGAGGACGGATTGGCTATTGATGGTGAGACGAAATTGGAAatgagaaaagaatatatgGGTAATTACCTAAGCTATATTCAAGCGGACGAGGAGAAAAACAGAGAGCGTTGTGAGAAAGTCTTTATACCACACTTGAAGTGGCTAAAGGGATCAACAAAAACTTTTATTTAG
- the SEC18 gene encoding transport between ER and Golgi ATPase protein (BUSCO:EOG09260NC6) has product MEKLGFNKVTNHPSSPNQPRITHNIHIPHPQLQDSPPQPRTPVEPMRKQLVVSNAPGNDVVVANCIAVNPNDFAHVPNKTPVILDGVFVYSIAKDERMKPGYIGMAANMRTWGKYSYDQTVHVEVYDIFKSGQQQLYLGALDISIDFIKPKANAAPLNHDDLVNIFHQKYDNQILQPTQVIYMEYHGVFYLLKIDQVQVIDVNTKDNLPSFKDSSDIGTKGILIKSSDVMFYPFENSKITISKSKSLKSRIFGGNGNENRHHRTRKQIINPDFKLEDLGIGGLDSEFQDIFRRAFNSRILPPEIAEKLDYKHCKGLLLYGPPGTGKTLIARKLSKMLNGKEPKIVNGPEMLSKFVGASEENIRNLFKDAEAEYKQKGEDSDLHVIIFDELDSVFKQRGSGKSDGTGVGDNVVNQLLSKMDGVDQLNNILVIGMTNRLDLIDTALLRPGRFEIQIEIALPDQKGRRDIFAIHTKKLVENGLLGKDVNLDELSILTKNFTGAEIEGLCNSAKSHAISRHTKKGSLAQIDPNSITDLQITRNDFLLALDDIRPAFGTDEEDLAQQAKHGIIWFNDTIRHIFEKGQSIIDVVKSSESETLRSMLLYGPPGVGKTAIATTLALNSGFPFIKMLSAETLVGMGEARKIQEIDNVFRDVHKSPLNVLVIDKIENLINYNPIGPRFSNDILQTLMVYLTKQPPKHRRLLIIGTTSQYSVLKHMNLTDSFNDVIAVPPVRSVEEVGKVLEKLGFMTSHDRQDILSQLSQYDINIGVKSLIDVLMVSKYSRDSVDEVVGNIVEKMNG; this is encoded by the coding sequence ATGGAAAAGCTAGGATTCAATAAAGTGACGAACCACCCATCATCACCCAACCAACCCAGAATTACCCATAATATCCATATTCCACACCCGCAACTTCAGGATCTGCCACCTCAACCAAGAACTCCAGTTGAACCAATGAGGAAGCAACTAGTGGTTAGTAATGCACCAGGAAacgatgttgttgttgccaaCTGCATAGCAGTAAATCCAAACGACTTTGCCCATGTCCCAAACAAAACACCAGTGATATTAGATGGCGTGTTTGTCTACTCAATTGCCAAAGACGAACGCATGAAGCCTGGTTATATTGGTATGGCAGCCAATATGAGGACCTGGGGAAAATACTCGTATGATCAAACTGTCCATGTAGAAGTATACgatattttcaaatctggacaacaacaattgtaTCTTGGGGCTTTGGATATCCTGATTGACTTTATCAAACCCAAAGCCAATGCAGCTCCATTAAATCATGATGATTTAGTCAATATTTTCCACCAAAAGTACGATAATCAAATCTTGCAGCCTACACAAGTGATATATATGGAGTATCACGGAGTGTTTTATTTGCTTAAGATAGACCAAGTGCAGGTTATCGATGTGAATACTAAGGACAATTTACCCAGCTTCAAAGATTCAAGTGATATCGGTACAAAGGGAATTCTTATAAAATCATCAGATGTCATGTTTTACCCATTTGAAAATTCCAAAATCACCATTTCCAAGAGCAAGAGTTTGAAATCGAGAATCTTTGGAGGTAATGGGAACGAAAACCGTCACCACCGTACACGAAAGCAAATCATCAATCCCGATTTCAAGTTGGAAGATTTGGGTATTGGTGGGTTGGATTCGGAGTTTCAGGACATTTTTCGTCGTGCTTTCAACTCGCGGATCTTGCCACCTGAAATTGCAGAGAAGTTGGACTACAAGCACTGTAAAGGTTTGCTTTTGTATGGACCACCTGGTACGGGAAAGACTTTGATAGCTCGTAAACTTTCCAAAATGCTAAATGGTAAAGAGCCCAAAATTGTGAACGGTCCCGAAATGTTGAGCAAATTCGTGGGTGCTTCTGAAGAGAATATTCGTAACTTGTTCAAGGATGCAGAGGCTGAATATAAACAGAAGGGTGAAGACTCTGATTTACATGTTATCATATTTGACGAATTGGACTCGGTGTTTAAACAAAGGGGCTCGGGTAAAAGCGATGGCACAGGTGTTGGGGACAATGTTGTGAATCAGTTGTTGTCCAAGATGGATGGTGTTGACCAGCTCAACAATATCTTGGTGATTGGTATGACCAATAGACTTGATCTTATTGATACGGCATTGCTAAGACCAGGTCGTTTTGAAATCCAAATTGAGATTGCATTACCTGatcaaaaaggaagaagagataTATTTGCTATTCATACTAAGAAATTGGTGGAGAATGGGTTATTGGGCAAAGATGTCAATTTGGATGAATTGAGTATTTTGACCAAGAATTTCACTGGTGCTGAAATTGAAGGTCTTTGTAACTCTGCTAAGTCACATGCAATCTCAAGACACACAAAGAAAGGCTCCTTGGCTCAAATTGATCCAAACTCGATCACCGACTTGCAGATTACAAGAAACGATTTTCTCTTGGCTTTGGATGATATTCGTCCTGCGTTTGGAACcgatgaagaagatttgGCACAACAAGCTAAACATGGAATAATATGGTTCAATGATACAATTAGGCACATTTTCGAAAAGGGGCAATCCATCATTGATGTTGTTAAATCGAGCGAATCTGAAACTTTAAGGAGTATGTTGCTCTATGGCCCACCCGGTGTTGGTAAAACAGCTATTGCCACGACATTAGCATTAAACAGTGGATTCCCATTCATCAAGATGTTGTCTGCAGAAACATTGGTTGGTATGGGTGAGGCAAGAAAGATTCAAGAAATTGACAATGTATTCAGAGATGTGCATAAATCGCCCTTGAATGTGTTGGTGATTGATAAGATTGAAAACTTGATCAACTATAACCCTATTGGACCTAGATTTTCAAATGACATTTTGCAGACACTTATGGTGTACTTGACCAAGCAACCTCCAAAGCATAGAAGATTATTGATCATTGGAACAACGTCACAATACTCTGTACTTAAGCATATGAACTTGACTGATAGTTTCAATGATGTTATTGCAGTCCCACCTGTGCGCTCAGTTGAAGAAGTTGGCAAAGTGTTGGAGAAGTTGGGTTTCATGACTTCTCATGACAGACAAGATATCTTGAGCCAATTGTCGCAGTATGACATCAACATAGGAGTCAAAAGCTTAATTGATGTTTTAATGGTCAGCAAATATTCTAGAGATTCAGTTGACGAGGTGGTAGGTAATATTGTAGAGAAGATGAATGGTTGA